ACCTGGCTTTTGCCGGTGCATTCTTCAGCCCGTGCATTACCCCATGCAGACCATTCTGTACTTGCCTCCGGCACATGGTACAAACTGGCTATCCCAGCGGAGGGGATCTATAAGATCGATAAAACGCTGCTGAACAGCATGGGTATCAACCCTTCTGCAGAAATTCGCCTGTATGGCACCGGTGGCCGTATGCTACCAGAGGCTGTCGGCAGTACCCGATATGATGACCTCCCCGAGGTCGCCCTGATGCAGGCAGATAATTATCTGCTGTTTTATGCCCCCGGCCCTCATAGCTGGAGCTACCAGGGTAGCACCTACGCGCATACATTAAATCTTTATAGCGATACCGCTTATTATTATTTACAGGTAGGCGGCGGTGGAAAACGTATTGCCACAGATGCTGCCACACCGACGGCGACAAGTACCATTCAGAGCTTTGACTATCACGACTATTATGAAAATGATAGTCTGAACCTGTTGCAGAGTGGCAAACAATGGTGGGGACCTGCTTTCAGCACTACCCAAACTACGATAACCATTCCTTTTACACTGCCCTTTATAGCTACCTCCTTCAGTATCAATACAAGAGTAGGAGCGCGTAGTGGAGGCACCAGCAAATTCGATATCGCTATCAATGGCAATACTGCCGGCTCATTATCACTCAGCGCCATCACCGGCAATATCTTCGAAGCATTTGCCACCACTACTTCCGATACATTTACCGCAACCCCCGCGGGTACCAGTGCGGCAGTAAAATTTACCTTTACCCCGGGAGCCAGTGGTGCTACTGGTTGGTTAGATAATATCAACCTGAATGCACGAATGCCTTTGCAATTAACCACGAATACTCCGCTTTTCTTCAGAGAAGCCAGCTCAATTGGTCAAACCGCAAAGTTTTTACTGCAAAGCGCCAGTGCACAAACAAAGATCTGGGATATTACCGATCCCATAACCCCTATACAACTTACTACCAGCCTGAGTGGCAGCACATTATCATTCACACGTGCAGCGACTTCTCTACATGAATATGTTGCCTTTGAAGATCAGGGGGTACTCACACCCGTGTACATGGGTACAGTCGCCAACCAGGATTTACACGGCATCGGTAGTGTGAATATGCTGATTGTCACAACCAATACCTTGTCTGCTCAGGCACAGCGATTGGCTACCTGGCATACATCGCATGATGGTCTGTCTGTACAGGTGGTAGATGTGTCTCAGATCTATACAGAGTTTGCCTCCGGAAATCGTGATCCTGTTGCTATCCGGGATTTTATTAAAATGTGTTATGACAGGGGAGGGCTGCAATACGTATTATTATTTGGCGATGCTTCATATGATTATAAATATCGTATTAACGGCAATACTAATCTGGTCCCTACATGGCAAACCACCATTTCTATAGACCCTATTTACGCGTATCCTTCCGACGATTTCTTTGGTTTCCTCTCAGATGCCGATGATATTAATGATGCAGGTATGGCGAATCAGATGGTAGTAGGAGTGGGACGCTTACCGGTTAAGAACACCACCGAAGCCAATGTTGTAGTTGATAAAATAATTAATTACCACAACGCTTCCAGGTTTGGTCGCTGGCAACAACACATCACTTTTGTGGCAGACGATGGGGATGATAACCTGCATTTACAGGATGCAGAAAGCATGAGCGACATTACCACACAACAATGGCCTGCAGGCAGGATCAATAAGATATACCTGGATGCCTATACAAAAGTATCCGATGCTGGTGGTAGCCGTTATCCATCTGTGAATACAGCCATTGCGGAAGATATGTATGATGGTACACTGATCTGGAATTACACAGGTCACGGCAATTATTCCCGTCTGGCAGAAGAAGTGATCATGGATGCTTCCTCCCTTGCCTCGTGGAAGAACAGTACGAAATTACCATTATTCATCACCGCTACCTGCGACTTTGCACCTTTCGACAATCCGGCCTACAATTCGCTGGGAGAGCAGGTATTACTACAGGAGAACGGTGGTGGTATTGCACTGATGACAACTACCAGGGCTGTATTTGCGGCTTCAAACAAAGTATTGAATGCCAACTACCTGACGAAACTGCTTACACCCGGTATCGATGGCAGAATGCCTACCCTCGGCACTGCAGCCATGGAGGCCAAGAACCTGACCTACAGCACTTACAGTGATATTCCCAATAACAGGAAGTTTCAGCTCCTGGGCGATCCTGCACTCACACTTGCCTTTCCACAATATCATGTTGTGACAGACTCTTTGCTGGATGCAAATGGTAATGTGGCCGATACGATGAAGGCTATGGGAAAATACACATTTAAAGCACATGTGGAAGACGCCCAGGGCAATGTAGTAAGCGATTACAACGGCAAAATGTATACTACCGTATACGATAAACCTGCACGGCAATATACCCTTGCTAATGATGCGGGAAGTACGAAAACCAGTTATTATTTGCAGCAACATGTTTTATTTAGCGGACAGCAAACGATAAAAAATGGCCAGATTTCCGGTACCTTTATAGTTCCACTGGATATTGACTATACCACGGGAGCAGGTAGCATCAGCTACTTCGGTACAGATAGTGTGACTACAGCAGGAGGCCTGTATGCTGCATTCCAGGTTACAGGCAGTGCTACGGAAACGGATACTGATACCCAAGGTCCTACAATAAGTGGTTATCTCAATGGAAGTGGATTTGTCAACGGAGATATTACCAGTGAAAACCCGGTATTATACCTACAGCTTTACGACCTTCATGGCATAAATACCACGGGAAATGGAATTGGCCATGATATAGTAGCCACCCTTGATGAAGACAACAACCAGTATTATATACTGAACAACTTTTTTGAGGCTTCGTCGGATAGCTACCAGTCGGGTGCAGTCACCTACCCGCTGTATGGATTAACCGCCGGGTCGCATACACTAACAATTAAAGTATGGGATACCTACAACAATTCCAGTACTTACACGTTGCGGTTCAAAGTGGTCCAATCATCGCAGGTACTTTTTCAGAGTGCCGGGTGCTATCCAAACCCCTTTCATGACCAGACATCATTTACGCTTGAGCATAATCAGCAGGGCGAAGACCTTGATGTAACAATCAGGATCTTTACCCTGGCAGGGCAGCAAATAAAAACTATCCGCCATACAATAAATACAGCGGGTAGCCGTTATCTAGGGGCGAATTGGGACGGCAGGAACGATGCCGGAGCCAAAATGCCGCCTGGGATCTATTTCTATAATATCATGGTAAATGCTAATGGCAAGACGAAGATTTTAGGTGGAAAAGTGATCTTATATTGACCTATGCATCAAAAGAATAGACTAGATTCGCAAATCCCTAGCCAGGCCCCTGTTAATGATTATTCTAAATTTGGAATTATTTTTACATTTCGTTCTAAACACTATTGCATGTATAATTGCATGAACAAGACGGTAACAGTAAAAAATCTGATTTTCATCTGTTGCCTGTTTTTTAGCTTATCAACCGCAGCACAAATTTCTACCGGCCAGTTGGATGGTCGTACCAACACCATCAACACAGCGGTGCCGTTCCTGCGTATCTCCCCCGATGCCAGGGCTGGTGCTATGGGCGATGTCGGTGTTGCCACGTCTCCTGATGCTAACTCTATCTACTGGAACCAGGCTAAACTGCCTTTTGCGACTACAAGATCTGCCATCTCTGTTACCTACACTCCCTGGTTAAAAGAACTGGTGAACGATGTATTTCTTGCCACGTTAGCAGGTTATTACCAATTGGATGAGTTCCAGACTGTGTCTGGTTCACTGCGGTACTTCTCCCTCGGTACCATCAATTTTACGGACATCAACGGTACACCAACCTCCGATTTCCGTCCACGTGAGTATGCCCTCGATGCAGGTTACTCCCGCAAGTTGTCTGACAACTTCTCCGTGGCCATCGCAGCGCGTTACATCTATTCGAACCTGGCCAGCGGCGACGTAAACGGTCAGGTGATCAAACCAGGTACAGCCTTCGCTACGGATCTGTCCCTGTACTATACCAAAGATTTTGAAAAGGATGACGGGGTGAAAAATACCTGGAATGTAGGTGCGGCCTTTACCAATATAGGTACCAAGATCTCCTATACATCCTCAGCTACCAATAAGGACTTTATTCCTACCAACATGGGCCTGGGTACTTCGTACA
This Chitinophaga sancti DNA region includes the following protein-coding sequences:
- the porU gene encoding type IX secretion system sortase PorU → MKFYGLYYILLGMVTWLLPVHSSARALPHADHSVLASGTWYKLAIPAEGIYKIDKTLLNSMGINPSAEIRLYGTGGRMLPEAVGSTRYDDLPEVALMQADNYLLFYAPGPHSWSYQGSTYAHTLNLYSDTAYYYLQVGGGGKRIATDAATPTATSTIQSFDYHDYYENDSLNLLQSGKQWWGPAFSTTQTTITIPFTLPFIATSFSINTRVGARSGGTSKFDIAINGNTAGSLSLSAITGNIFEAFATTTSDTFTATPAGTSAAVKFTFTPGASGATGWLDNINLNARMPLQLTTNTPLFFREASSIGQTAKFLLQSASAQTKIWDITDPITPIQLTTSLSGSTLSFTRAATSLHEYVAFEDQGVLTPVYMGTVANQDLHGIGSVNMLIVTTNTLSAQAQRLATWHTSHDGLSVQVVDVSQIYTEFASGNRDPVAIRDFIKMCYDRGGLQYVLLFGDASYDYKYRINGNTNLVPTWQTTISIDPIYAYPSDDFFGFLSDADDINDAGMANQMVVGVGRLPVKNTTEANVVVDKIINYHNASRFGRWQQHITFVADDGDDNLHLQDAESMSDITTQQWPAGRINKIYLDAYTKVSDAGGSRYPSVNTAIAEDMYDGTLIWNYTGHGNYSRLAEEVIMDASSLASWKNSTKLPLFITATCDFAPFDNPAYNSLGEQVLLQENGGGIALMTTTRAVFAASNKVLNANYLTKLLTPGIDGRMPTLGTAAMEAKNLTYSTYSDIPNNRKFQLLGDPALTLAFPQYHVVTDSLLDANGNVADTMKAMGKYTFKAHVEDAQGNVVSDYNGKMYTTVYDKPARQYTLANDAGSTKTSYYLQQHVLFSGQQTIKNGQISGTFIVPLDIDYTTGAGSISYFGTDSVTTAGGLYAAFQVTGSATETDTDTQGPTISGYLNGSGFVNGDITSENPVLYLQLYDLHGINTTGNGIGHDIVATLDEDNNQYYILNNFFEASSDSYQSGAVTYPLYGLTAGSHTLTIKVWDTYNNSSTYTLRFKVVQSSQVLFQSAGCYPNPFHDQTSFTLEHNQQGEDLDVTIRIFTLAGQQIKTIRHTINTAGSRYLGANWDGRNDAGAKMPPGIYFYNIMVNANGKTKILGGKVILY
- the porV gene encoding type IX secretion system outer membrane channel protein PorV, which gives rise to MYNCMNKTVTVKNLIFICCLFFSLSTAAQISTGQLDGRTNTINTAVPFLRISPDARAGAMGDVGVATSPDANSIYWNQAKLPFATTRSAISVTYTPWLKELVNDVFLATLAGYYQLDEFQTVSGSLRYFSLGTINFTDINGTPTSDFRPREYALDAGYSRKLSDNFSVAIAARYIYSNLASGDVNGQVIKPGTAFATDLSLYYTKDFEKDDGVKNTWNVGAAFTNIGTKISYTSSATNKDFIPTNMGLGTSYTFGLDQMNKIMLALDLNKLLVPTPDSSGDYRNKSVISGIFSSFGDAPGGMSEELQEVSVSAGGEYSYNDQFFVRTGYFYENKNKGNRKYVTAGIGVKYNMFGLNFSYLVPSGNGIQRNPLSNTLRFSLVFDLGFKADRNEATW